TAGCCGATCTGGCGCTCGGTGAGGCCCAAAGCGCGGGCGGCCCGGGCCTGCACCCAGCCGTGCCGCTCCAGGGCGGCCAGCACCTCCCGCCGCTCGAGGTCGGCCAGGCTGCCGCTGCCGGGGACCGGCGGCGAGGCAGCGCTCGCCGCCGGTGCGGCCGGTAGCGGCGGCAGTGCCTCCGGCTCGGCGGTCATGTAAGTGGGCAGGTCAGCCTTC
This is a stretch of genomic DNA from Thermodesulfobacteriota bacterium. It encodes these proteins:
- a CDS encoding helix-turn-helix domain-containing protein, coding for KADLPTYMTAEPEALPPLPAAPAASAASPPVPGSGSLADLERREVLAALERHGWVQARAARALGLTERQIGYRMRKFGILSPYRSGA